One Bradyrhizobium manausense DNA segment encodes these proteins:
- a CDS encoding sigma-70 family RNA polymerase sigma factor encodes MAEENFLTRQFEANRDHLRAVAYRMLGASGEVDDAVQEAWLRLSRSDTSDVANLRGWLTTVVARICLDMLRARKSRREDPMGPHVPEPVDETREREAEMADSVGAALLVVLETLQPAERLAFVLHDLFAVPFEEIAPIVGRSVDASRQLASRARRRVQGAPVPEADLSRQRKIVDAFLKASREGNFEGLLAVLDPDVVFRADDAAVRLGTLPEIRGADAVAQLYKGRAQAARTALVDGEMGVAVILGGHLRIALRISFRGDRITGIEALADRERVAALEVEVLEG; translated from the coding sequence ATGGCTGAAGAAAATTTTCTGACCCGGCAGTTCGAGGCCAACCGGGACCATCTGCGCGCCGTCGCCTACCGGATGCTGGGTGCGAGCGGCGAGGTCGACGACGCCGTGCAGGAGGCGTGGCTGCGGCTCAGCCGGAGCGACACCTCAGACGTGGCCAACCTCAGAGGATGGTTGACCACCGTGGTCGCGCGCATCTGCCTCGACATGCTGCGCGCGCGGAAATCGCGCAGGGAAGATCCGATGGGTCCGCACGTGCCCGAGCCTGTCGACGAGACGCGGGAGCGCGAGGCGGAGATGGCCGATTCCGTCGGCGCCGCGCTGCTGGTGGTACTTGAGACATTGCAGCCGGCAGAGCGGCTCGCCTTCGTGCTGCACGATTTGTTCGCCGTGCCCTTCGAGGAGATCGCCCCAATCGTCGGCCGCTCGGTCGATGCCTCGCGGCAATTGGCGAGCCGCGCGCGGCGGCGCGTGCAGGGCGCGCCGGTGCCGGAGGCGGACCTGTCGCGCCAGCGCAAGATCGTCGATGCCTTTCTCAAGGCGTCTCGCGAGGGCAATTTCGAAGGGCTGCTGGCGGTGCTCGACCCCGACGTCGTGTTCCGCGCCGACGACGCCGCGGTGCGGCTCGGTACGCTGCCGGAGATCCGCGGCGCGGATGCGGTCGCACAGCTCTACAAGGGCCGCGCCCAGGCGGCACGCACCGCCCTTGTCGATGGCGAGATGGGCGTCGCCGTCATCCTCGGCGGGCATCTGCGCATCGCGCTGCGCATCTCCTTCCGCGGCGACCGGATCACGGGGATCGAGGCACTGGCCGATCGAGAGCGGGTTGCGGCGCTTGAGGTCGAGGTGCTGGAGGGCTGA
- a CDS encoding GntR family transcriptional regulator: MIPLDPLPNLIDQVYARILEAISDRTLQPGQRIRQNELADKLGVSRQPVSHALHLLHRQGLVAESGKRGFEVTQLDPARIRQLYEVRGAIDALAARLAAERVAIDAAGRARLEAALAAGRRIDRKTALGELIALDVEFHRAIYQLAGNPVIEETITPQWPHMRRSMATVLAELDYRGSAWAEHADIAKYILAGDANAAERAALAHAQTAGRMTEERLRATDEVAA, from the coding sequence GTGATCCCTCTCGACCCGCTCCCGAACCTGATCGACCAGGTCTACGCCCGGATCCTGGAGGCGATCTCCGATCGCACGCTTCAGCCCGGCCAGCGCATCCGGCAGAACGAGCTCGCCGACAAGCTCGGCGTCTCGCGCCAGCCGGTGTCGCATGCGCTGCATCTGTTGCATCGGCAGGGCCTCGTCGCCGAAAGCGGCAAGCGCGGCTTTGAAGTCACCCAGCTCGACCCCGCGCGCATTCGCCAGCTCTACGAAGTGCGCGGCGCGATCGATGCGCTTGCTGCCAGACTAGCCGCCGAACGCGTGGCGATTGACGCGGCAGGACGCGCACGACTCGAGGCGGCGCTCGCCGCAGGACGCCGCATCGATCGCAAGACTGCGCTCGGCGAGCTGATCGCGCTCGACGTCGAGTTTCATCGCGCCATCTATCAGCTCGCCGGCAATCCCGTGATCGAGGAAACCATCACGCCGCAATGGCCGCATATGCGCCGCTCGATGGCGACCGTGCTGGCGGAGCTCGATTATCGCGGCAGCGCCTGGGCCGAGCACGCCGATATCGCCAAATACATTCTCGCAGGCGATGCGAACGCAGCCGAGCGCGCGGCGCTGGCGCATGCGCAGACGGCGGGACGGATGACTGAGGAGAGATTGAGGGCGACGGACGAGGTGGCGGCGTAG
- a CDS encoding phytanoyl-CoA dioxygenase family protein — translation MKLSQEQLEFFHREGWLFLPELFSQEEVDFLAREAVGIYDANRPEVWREKSGAPRTAFAAHLYNEAFGVLGAHPRMIDPVEQLFGEPVYMHQFKINAKSAFTGDVWQWHQDYGTWKRDDGMPEPRAMNIAIFLDEVMPINGPLMLVPQSQNAGDLKASHDLATTSYPLWTLDEETVTRLVKQGGIVAPTGKPGGMLMFHGNLVHGSSGNITPYPRKIVYLTLNAVSNYIRTPTRPEYIAHRDFAPIKTVDDDALVRLARAPRQAAE, via the coding sequence ATGAAACTGTCTCAGGAGCAATTGGAGTTCTTCCACCGCGAGGGCTGGCTGTTCCTGCCCGAACTGTTCAGCCAGGAGGAGGTGGATTTCCTTGCGCGCGAGGCGGTCGGCATCTACGACGCGAACCGGCCGGAAGTCTGGCGCGAGAAGAGCGGCGCGCCGCGCACGGCGTTTGCTGCGCATCTCTACAACGAGGCCTTTGGCGTGCTCGGCGCGCATCCGCGCATGATCGATCCCGTCGAGCAATTGTTCGGCGAGCCGGTTTACATGCACCAGTTCAAGATCAACGCGAAATCGGCCTTCACCGGCGACGTCTGGCAGTGGCACCAGGATTACGGCACCTGGAAGCGCGACGACGGCATGCCGGAGCCGCGCGCGATGAACATCGCGATCTTCCTCGACGAGGTGATGCCGATCAACGGCCCCCTGATGCTGGTTCCGCAGAGCCAGAACGCCGGCGATCTCAAGGCCTCGCATGACCTTGCAACCACGTCCTATCCGCTGTGGACGCTCGATGAGGAGACGGTGACGCGCCTCGTCAAGCAGGGCGGCATCGTCGCGCCCACCGGCAAGCCCGGCGGCATGCTGATGTTTCACGGCAATCTCGTGCACGGCTCTAGCGGCAACATCACGCCCTATCCGCGCAAGATCGTGTACCTGACGCTCAACGCGGTCTCGAACTACATCCGCACCCCGACGCGCCCCGAATACATCGCGCATCGCGACTTTGCGCCGATCAAGACGGTGGACGATGATGCCTTGGTACGGCTGGCGCGGGCGCCGCGGCAGGCGGCGGAGTAA
- a CDS encoding NAD(P)H-dependent oxidoreductase, giving the protein MNLFRILQARASGGMPVRVALIGAGKFGSMFLAQVPHTPGLEVPIIIDIDRERAREACRTVGWSAERIAATVFTDDGARAIAGGAMDVVVEATGNPAVGIKHARAAIAAGKHIVMVNVEADVLAGPLLAEEARKAGVVYSLAYGDQPALTAEMVDWARATGFRVVAAGKGTKYLPAYHDVTPDGVWQHYGLTAGEAQSAGMNPQMFNSFLDGTKSAIEMAAIANACGLDVPTGGLLFPPCGVDDLPHIMRPSDKGGVLERSGVVEVVSSLERDGRPVFRDLRWGVYVVLEAPNDYAADCFRQYGLKTDASGRFAAMYKPYHLIGLELNISVLSAALRGEPTGQPFGFRGDVASVAKRNLRAGEMLDGEGGYTVWGKLVPAAASLKASALPIGLAHRLKLKHDVAHGEIVRWSDVEFDATNETIKTRKAMEAAFAK; this is encoded by the coding sequence ATGAACCTCTTCCGCATCCTCCAGGCCCGCGCATCCGGCGGAATGCCTGTTCGTGTCGCCCTGATCGGCGCCGGCAAATTCGGCTCGATGTTTCTGGCGCAGGTGCCACATACGCCGGGGCTGGAAGTGCCCATCATCATCGACATCGATCGCGAACGTGCGCGCGAGGCCTGCCGCACCGTCGGCTGGAGCGCGGAGCGGATCGCGGCCACCGTCTTCACCGATGACGGCGCGCGCGCCATTGCCGGCGGCGCGATGGATGTGGTGGTGGAGGCAACAGGCAATCCCGCCGTCGGCATCAAGCACGCGCGGGCTGCAATCGCGGCGGGCAAGCACATCGTGATGGTCAATGTCGAAGCCGACGTGCTGGCCGGGCCCCTGCTCGCCGAGGAAGCGCGCAAGGCGGGCGTCGTCTACTCGCTTGCCTATGGCGACCAGCCCGCGCTGACGGCCGAGATGGTCGATTGGGCCCGCGCCACCGGCTTTCGTGTCGTTGCCGCCGGCAAGGGCACAAAATATCTGCCTGCTTATCACGACGTGACGCCTGATGGCGTCTGGCAGCACTACGGCCTGACCGCCGGCGAAGCGCAGTCGGCCGGCATGAATCCGCAGATGTTCAACTCCTTCCTCGACGGCACCAAATCGGCGATCGAGATGGCTGCAATCGCGAATGCCTGCGGACTTGACGTGCCCACGGGAGGCCTGTTGTTTCCGCCCTGCGGCGTCGACGATCTCCCGCACATCATGCGCCCCAGCGACAAGGGGGGCGTGCTGGAGCGGTCCGGCGTCGTCGAAGTCGTCTCGTCGCTGGAGCGCGACGGACGACCTGTGTTTCGCGATCTGCGCTGGGGCGTCTATGTCGTGCTGGAGGCGCCGAACGACTACGCAGCCGACTGCTTCAGGCAATACGGCCTGAAGACCGATGCCAGCGGACGCTTTGCCGCGATGTACAAGCCCTATCATCTGATCGGGCTCGAGCTGAATATCTCGGTTCTGTCGGCGGCGCTGCGGGGCGAGCCGACCGGGCAACCTTTCGGATTCCGCGGCGATGTCGCGTCCGTGGCCAAGCGAAATCTGCGCGCCGGCGAGATGCTGGACGGCGAAGGCGGCTACACGGTGTGGGGCAAGCTGGTGCCGGCGGCCGCGAGCCTGAAGGCCAGTGCGCTGCCGATCGGGCTGGCGCATCGCCTCAAGCTGAAGCACGACGTCGCCCATGGCGAGATCGTGCGCTGGAGCGATGTCGAATTCGATGCCACCAACGAGACGATCAAGACAAGGAAGGCGATGGAGGCGGCATTCGCGAAGTAG
- a CDS encoding DUF4432 family protein produces the protein MTGKDLRAKVGDLRQFASVRRIVLDDGVERGVAALAFSNGGGLDFWALADRSLDIGPLWWRGMPVAWQSMAGFRSPHLHHPEEDGGRGYSRTNSGFLVTCGLDHFRQPVSGHPMHGRLPFTPARVTALGEDWNRSEPVLFCEGEVMQFRFGDEALRLRRRLETPIGGNLLRIRDEVTNLSNEPTPQASLYHFNFGYPALAPGSSVTFGSRRLLEVTALPDVSLLSESVSFPAESDGASAVCRLATPMDDGMTLEIAVRFDVSTLPHLQLWHDLRPHACVLAIEPCTSAKVNGSEAVLMPGESRAYALEIEFAVKG, from the coding sequence GTGACCGGCAAGGATCTGCGCGCCAAGGTCGGCGATCTCAGGCAGTTTGCGAGCGTCCGGCGTATCGTGCTCGACGACGGAGTGGAGCGCGGCGTCGCCGCGCTTGCCTTCTCCAATGGAGGCGGCCTCGATTTCTGGGCGCTTGCCGACCGCTCGCTCGACATCGGGCCGCTGTGGTGGAGGGGCATGCCGGTCGCCTGGCAGAGCATGGCCGGTTTCCGCAGCCCGCATCTGCACCATCCGGAGGAGGACGGCGGGCGCGGCTACAGCCGCACCAATTCCGGATTCCTCGTCACCTGCGGCCTCGATCATTTTCGACAACCCGTTTCAGGTCATCCCATGCACGGCCGGCTGCCGTTCACGCCGGCACGTGTCACGGCGCTTGGCGAAGACTGGAATCGGAGTGAGCCCGTGCTGTTCTGCGAGGGCGAGGTCATGCAATTCCGGTTCGGCGACGAGGCGCTGCGTCTCAGGCGTCGGCTGGAGACGCCCATCGGCGGCAATCTGTTGCGAATTCGCGACGAGGTGACCAACCTTTCCAACGAGCCGACGCCGCAGGCAAGCCTTTATCACTTCAATTTCGGCTACCCGGCTCTCGCGCCGGGATCATCTGTGACCTTTGGCTCGCGACGGCTGCTTGAGGTCACGGCGCTACCTGACGTCTCGCTGTTGTCCGAGTCCGTCAGCTTTCCCGCTGAAAGCGATGGCGCTTCCGCTGTTTGCAGGCTCGCAACACCGATGGATGACGGCATGACGCTGGAGATTGCAGTCAGATTCGACGTCAGCACCCTTCCGCATCTTCAGCTCTGGCACGATCTGCGTCCACATGCCTGCGTGCTAGCGATCGAGCCCTGCACAAGCGCCAAGGTGAATGGATCCGAAGCGGTGCTCATGCCTGGCGAGAGCCGCGCTTACGCCTTGGAGATCGAATTTGCGGTGAAAGGCTAG
- a CDS encoding sulfatase — protein sequence MKTVFVLFDSLNRHLLGAYGGSRIPTPNFDRLAAKTLTFDRHYVGSLPCMPARRDLLTGRLSFLHRSWGPLEPFDNAMPELLHHAGIYSHLITDHFHYWEDGGATYHNRYDSYEFVRGQEGDPWKAMVQPHWERLREMYHARQFTTDRRKYHSQNIINREFIKEEKDFPSVQCFAHAFDFLDRNRDADNWLLQLETFDPHEPFHAPARFKAPFDSGWNGPIRDWPRYGRVDELPAECEELRANYYAVVSMCDFLLGQLLDDFDRHDMWKDTALVVTTDHGFLLGEHDFWAKNRMNLYEEIVHIPLFVHDPRRPQPGARSGVLTQSIDLAPTFLDLFDVAPPREMEGHSILKAARSSKPLREAALFGYFGGAVNVTDGDYTYHRFPTDLKTQEIFQYTVMPTHIRSPFLPEELAGASLSDGFPFTKGAKLLKVPVIERSPMYLNYGPGALLENDTRLYDLAKDPGQQQPVKNEAQEARLVALMTRLMTANEAPPEAFGRLDLPEPAVQREMSS from the coding sequence ATGAAGACGGTCTTCGTTCTCTTTGACTCCCTCAACCGCCATCTGCTCGGCGCCTATGGCGGCAGCCGGATTCCGACACCGAACTTCGATCGCCTCGCCGCGAAGACGTTGACCTTCGACCGCCATTATGTCGGCAGTCTGCCCTGCATGCCGGCGCGGCGCGATCTCCTCACCGGCCGGCTCAGCTTCCTGCACCGGAGCTGGGGCCCGCTCGAGCCGTTCGACAACGCGATGCCGGAGCTGTTGCACCACGCCGGCATCTATAGCCACCTCATCACCGATCATTTCCACTATTGGGAAGACGGCGGCGCGACCTATCACAACCGCTACGACAGCTATGAGTTCGTGCGCGGCCAGGAGGGCGACCCCTGGAAGGCGATGGTGCAGCCGCATTGGGAGCGGCTGCGCGAAATGTATCACGCGCGCCAGTTCACCACCGACCGGCGCAAGTACCACTCGCAGAACATCATCAACCGCGAGTTCATCAAGGAGGAGAAGGACTTTCCGTCGGTGCAGTGCTTCGCGCACGCCTTCGACTTCCTCGATCGCAATCGCGACGCCGACAACTGGCTGCTCCAGCTCGAGACTTTCGATCCGCACGAGCCGTTCCATGCGCCGGCCCGCTTCAAGGCGCCGTTCGACAGCGGCTGGAACGGGCCGATCCGCGACTGGCCGCGCTATGGCCGCGTCGACGAGCTGCCGGCCGAATGTGAGGAGCTGCGTGCAAACTATTATGCCGTGGTGTCGATGTGCGACTTCCTGCTCGGACAGTTGCTCGACGATTTCGACCGCCACGACATGTGGAAGGACACTGCCCTCGTCGTCACGACCGACCACGGCTTTCTGCTCGGCGAGCACGATTTCTGGGCCAAGAACCGCATGAACCTCTATGAAGAGATCGTGCACATTCCATTGTTCGTGCATGATCCGCGCCGTCCGCAACCCGGTGCGCGAAGCGGGGTCCTCACCCAGTCCATCGATCTCGCACCGACATTCCTCGATCTGTTCGACGTGGCGCCGCCGCGCGAGATGGAGGGCCATTCGATCCTGAAGGCTGCGCGATCCAGCAAGCCCCTGCGCGAGGCGGCGCTGTTCGGTTATTTCGGCGGCGCCGTGAACGTCACCGATGGCGACTACACCTATCACCGTTTTCCCACGGATCTGAAAACGCAGGAGATCTTCCAGTACACGGTGATGCCGACGCATATCCGCTCGCCGTTCCTGCCGGAGGAACTCGCCGGTGCGTCGCTTTCGGACGGTTTCCCCTTCACCAAGGGTGCGAAGCTGCTCAAGGTCCCCGTCATCGAACGCTCGCCGATGTACCTCAACTATGGTCCGGGCGCGCTGCTCGAGAACGACACGCGGCTTTACGATCTCGCGAAAGATCCCGGCCAGCAACAGCCCGTGAAGAACGAGGCGCAGGAGGCACGCCTTGTGGCGCTGATGACGCGGCTGATGACGGCGAACGAAGCACCGCCCGAAGCGTTCGGCAGGCTCGACTTGCCCGAACCGGCTGTCCAACGCGAGATGTCCTCGTGA
- a CDS encoding carbohydrate ABC transporter permease has product MMTSPRARPLIVHALLIAAALLVLVPVVWVVTAGFRTQISLLSGAFWFTPVLKNFNEVLFSKTSDFLVNYRNSLVVGTLSTLICLVAATLAAWSLNRMSWPRWFVHIFLGWALVFHMFPPLALASAWFTIMRTVGLDNTLTAVVLAHTVLNLPMALWLMGVFVRDVPVELEEAARLDGATTPVLLWRIVMPIIAPGLAATAILTFVFSWNDFGVALTLTMKQTATVPVAIAKFAQDYEILYTQMAAAAALSILPALVLLIIGQRYIVAGLTQGAVK; this is encoded by the coding sequence ATGATGACGTCTCCGAGAGCACGGCCCCTGATCGTTCACGCGCTGCTTATCGCGGCCGCCCTGCTGGTGCTCGTCCCCGTGGTCTGGGTCGTGACCGCGGGATTCCGCACCCAGATCTCGCTGCTCTCGGGCGCGTTCTGGTTCACGCCGGTCCTGAAGAACTTCAACGAGGTGCTGTTCTCCAAGACCTCGGACTTCCTCGTCAACTATCGCAACTCGCTCGTCGTAGGCACACTCAGCACCCTGATCTGCCTCGTCGCCGCCACGCTCGCCGCATGGTCGCTCAATCGGATGTCGTGGCCGCGCTGGTTCGTGCACATCTTCCTCGGCTGGGCGCTGGTGTTTCATATGTTCCCGCCGCTGGCGCTGGCGAGCGCCTGGTTCACCATCATGCGCACCGTCGGCCTCGACAATACGCTGACGGCCGTGGTGCTCGCCCACACCGTGCTCAATCTGCCGATGGCGCTGTGGCTGATGGGCGTGTTCGTGCGCGACGTTCCGGTCGAGCTCGAGGAAGCCGCCCGGCTCGACGGCGCCACGACGCCGGTCCTGCTGTGGCGGATCGTCATGCCGATCATCGCGCCGGGCCTTGCCGCGACCGCCATCCTGACCTTCGTGTTCAGCTGGAACGACTTTGGCGTCGCTCTGACTCTCACCATGAAGCAGACCGCGACGGTGCCGGTCGCGATCGCCAAATTCGCCCAGGATTACGAGATTCTGTACACACAGATGGCGGCCGCCGCGGCGCTGTCGATCCTGCCCGCACTCGTTCTGCTCATCATTGGCCAGCGCTACATCGTGGCCGGCCTCACGCAAGGCGCCGTGAAATAA
- a CDS encoding carbohydrate ABC transporter permease, whose product MMKPTASATAQIGAVMAEPSASAGQPTAADFQRGLDERLWRWLTLSPALLLLLALSVLPLVNLFATSFFTVSWSGGHSSFAAAGLNNYRALAGDTLFRAGILNTILFALFAVGGQMLCGFVLALLCTGVTRGRLLYRTIFILPILVPGIVVGAIWKLLLNFDFGLVNQAIALVGIDPLNWLGSPNTALASVIFVDIWHWTPFCFLLFLAGLQSLPQDVYEAAKIDGASGWQELTYVTLPMMLPTIMVTFAFRLVLAFKVFDEVYLLTGGGPGTSTQVMSFTLYQRFFREDQTGYGSAMSVAIIFMTCILLSAAFAARGRMGAVK is encoded by the coding sequence ATGATGAAGCCAACCGCGAGCGCCACCGCGCAAATCGGCGCGGTGATGGCAGAACCATCCGCTTCGGCGGGACAGCCGACGGCGGCTGATTTCCAGCGCGGCCTCGACGAGCGGCTGTGGCGCTGGCTGACATTGTCGCCGGCATTGCTGCTGTTGCTGGCACTCAGCGTGCTGCCGCTGGTCAATCTGTTCGCGACGAGCTTCTTCACCGTGAGCTGGAGCGGCGGCCATTCGAGCTTCGCCGCCGCGGGCCTGAACAACTACCGCGCGCTTGCCGGCGACACGCTGTTCCGCGCCGGCATTCTCAACACCATTCTGTTCGCGCTGTTTGCCGTCGGCGGGCAGATGCTGTGCGGCTTTGTGCTCGCGCTGCTCTGCACCGGCGTTACACGTGGCCGCTTGCTCTATCGCACCATCTTCATCCTGCCGATCCTGGTTCCCGGCATCGTCGTCGGCGCGATCTGGAAACTCCTGCTCAATTTCGATTTCGGCCTGGTCAACCAGGCCATCGCGCTGGTCGGTATCGATCCCCTCAACTGGCTCGGCTCGCCCAACACGGCCCTGGCTTCGGTGATCTTCGTCGACATCTGGCACTGGACACCGTTCTGCTTCCTGCTGTTTCTGGCAGGCCTGCAATCGCTGCCCCAGGATGTCTACGAAGCCGCCAAGATCGACGGAGCCAGCGGCTGGCAGGAGCTGACATATGTCACGCTGCCGATGATGCTGCCGACCATCATGGTGACCTTCGCCTTCCGCCTCGTGCTCGCGTTCAAGGTCTTCGACGAGGTCTATTTGCTGACAGGCGGCGGACCGGGGACATCGACCCAGGTCATGAGCTTCACGCTCTATCAGCGCTTCTTCCGCGAGGACCAGACCGGATACGGCTCGGCAATGTCGGTCGCGATCATATTCATGACCTGCATTCTGCTGTCGGCCGCCTTCGCGGCGCGCGGACGGATGGGGGCTGTGAAATGA
- a CDS encoding extracellular solute-binding protein translates to MPGQSGKHGLTRRQVVGAGGAVALGLATPWRYAAAAKVAPMTIVINQSPWFDSFRKTVELYEKETGNQVELDVNPFAGSLEKQRNSVRAANGQYDLLIMNSGWVAEMYFGGFVEPIGAIDPSFKLDSDIYTLDNTVYFDADKKTMSAAGKLMSVPISPLIPLLYYRGDLYKEAGLKAPETFAELEANARKLHKPPSRYGIVQRGARGPASVSYDFYPYLYGFGGGIFKNQSAGDYTVTLNNEAGRTALDYYLRIAKEAGHPQTASLDQAEVIQNMLTGKAAHISVVVSAWSQMDDPDKSAVIDKVEFAVTPHADGFSTGPGLGHWLGGIARNVPDDRKRSALEFLRWFQTREAQLSYAKVGGIPVSAASYRDPIAQERRYRWMKPLGEALPHAVNIYQFPQASEVISILELGLNQAVAGNATSVQALNSMAEQIFGVMSKHSYNTGKLPALP, encoded by the coding sequence ATGCCGGGACAGAGCGGAAAGCACGGCCTGACGCGCCGTCAGGTTGTTGGTGCAGGTGGCGCGGTCGCGCTCGGGCTCGCAACGCCATGGCGATACGCGGCGGCGGCCAAGGTCGCGCCGATGACCATTGTGATCAACCAGTCACCGTGGTTCGACAGCTTCCGCAAGACCGTCGAGCTCTACGAGAAGGAAACCGGCAACCAGGTCGAGCTCGACGTCAATCCCTTTGCGGGATCGCTGGAGAAGCAGCGCAACTCCGTGCGCGCCGCGAATGGCCAGTACGATCTGCTGATCATGAACTCCGGATGGGTCGCCGAGATGTATTTCGGCGGCTTCGTCGAGCCGATCGGGGCGATCGATCCGTCCTTCAAGCTCGATTCCGACATCTACACCCTCGACAACACCGTCTATTTCGATGCCGACAAGAAGACGATGTCGGCGGCCGGCAAGCTGATGTCGGTGCCGATCTCGCCGTTGATCCCGCTGCTTTATTATCGCGGCGATCTCTACAAGGAAGCGGGACTGAAGGCGCCGGAGACGTTTGCCGAGCTCGAGGCCAATGCCAGGAAGCTGCACAAGCCGCCGAGCCGCTATGGCATCGTCCAGCGCGGCGCCCGCGGCCCGGCCTCCGTAAGCTACGACTTCTATCCCTATCTCTACGGCTTCGGCGGCGGCATCTTCAAGAACCAGTCGGCCGGCGACTATACCGTCACGCTCAACAACGAGGCCGGCCGCACCGCGCTCGACTATTACTTGCGGATCGCCAAGGAAGCCGGCCATCCGCAGACCGCCTCCCTCGACCAGGCCGAGGTGATCCAGAACATGCTGACCGGCAAGGCTGCGCACATCAGTGTGGTGGTCTCGGCATGGTCGCAGATGGACGATCCCGACAAATCCGCCGTGATCGACAAGGTGGAGTTCGCGGTCACGCCGCATGCGGATGGCTTTTCGACCGGCCCCGGTCTTGGCCACTGGCTCGGCGGCATCGCGCGCAACGTGCCCGACGACCGCAAGCGCAGCGCGCTCGAGTTCCTGCGCTGGTTCCAGACCAGGGAGGCGCAGCTCTCCTATGCCAAGGTCGGCGGCATTCCCGTCAGTGCGGCGAGCTATCGCGACCCGATCGCGCAGGAGCGGCGTTACCGCTGGATGAAGCCGCTCGGCGAGGCCCTGCCGCACGCGGTCAACATCTACCAGTTTCCGCAAGCGAGCGAGGTGATCTCGATCCTCGAACTCGGCCTCAATCAGGCCGTCGCCGGCAATGCCACGTCGGTGCAGGCTCTCAACAGCATGGCCGAGCAGATCTTTGGCGTGATGTCGAAGCACAGCTACAATACCGGCAAGCTGCCCGCATTGCCCTGA
- a CDS encoding LysR family transcriptional regulator → MDFRQLEYFLRVAQRKNISLAAADLNIAQPTLTKSIKLLEEQLGVKLFERLPRGVALTSFGTTLLRHAEAVHVQLKDAGHEIAAQRSGAVGTVVIGAGPTWLRRYLPAALARTFSANPLIRVRIEAGFDESLLRALRQGELDFVVAEIPSPEDRRDFETLTLTSDRLGVCCRRGHPLTRRRRVNMRDLLQYPWIKPPHATRAHRRLDALFVANDLPPPSSVLESGSVALQLNVLRQSDALATTVSKTLQTPEGDGLVMLDVPELALTRDAGIITRKDGWVSPAAAGIIDALKAVCAAETASRKAKT, encoded by the coding sequence ATGGACTTCCGACAGCTTGAATATTTCCTGCGCGTCGCGCAGCGCAAGAACATATCGCTTGCCGCGGCTGACTTGAACATCGCACAGCCGACGCTGACCAAGAGCATAAAGCTGCTGGAGGAGCAGCTTGGCGTGAAGCTGTTCGAGCGCCTGCCGCGCGGTGTGGCTCTGACATCGTTCGGGACTACGCTGCTGCGCCATGCGGAGGCGGTCCACGTCCAGCTGAAGGATGCCGGCCACGAGATTGCCGCGCAGCGCTCCGGTGCAGTCGGCACGGTCGTGATCGGAGCGGGGCCGACCTGGCTGCGACGCTATCTTCCCGCGGCGCTGGCACGCACGTTCTCGGCGAATCCACTGATCCGAGTCCGCATTGAGGCCGGTTTCGATGAATCGCTGCTTCGCGCGCTGAGACAAGGCGAGCTTGACTTCGTGGTCGCCGAGATTCCCTCGCCCGAGGATCGGCGGGACTTTGAGACCCTGACGCTTACGTCGGACCGGCTCGGCGTCTGCTGCCGGCGTGGTCATCCGCTGACCCGGCGCCGGCGGGTCAACATGCGCGACCTGCTGCAATATCCCTGGATCAAGCCGCCGCATGCCACGCGCGCCCATCGTCGGCTCGATGCGCTGTTCGTCGCGAACGATCTGCCGCCGCCCTCGAGTGTGCTCGAAAGCGGCTCGGTCGCGCTTCAACTCAACGTGCTCCGCCAGTCCGACGCGCTCGCCACCACCGTGTCGAAGACGTTGCAAACACCTGAAGGCGACGGCCTCGTCATGCTCGATGTTCCCGAGCTTGCGCTGACGCGCGATGCCGGCATCATCACGCGCAAGGACGGTTGGGTCTCACCGGCGGCCGCAGGGATCATCGATGCCCTCAAGGCCGTCTGCGCCGCGGAGACCGCGAGCCGCAAAGCCAAGACATAG